In Mastacembelus armatus chromosome 4, fMasArm1.2, whole genome shotgun sequence, the following are encoded in one genomic region:
- the klhl26 gene encoding kelch-like protein 26 isoform X2, with translation MAESDGGDFALQHPQNRAMFTGGMRESNQDTIELKGLSARGLKHIIDFAYSSEVTLDLDCIQDVLGAAVFLQMVPVVELCEEFLKSAMSVETCLHIGQMATTFSLSSLKESVDAFTFRHFLQIAKEEDFLHIPMERLIFFLQSNKLKNCSEIDLFHAAIRWLRYDESRRAEASSVLCHVRFPLMRSSELVDSVQTVDIMVEDVRCRQYLLEAFSYQILPFRQHEMQSSRTLIRSDVVSLITFGGTPYTDNDRTVSTKVYCLPDIASRQFKELTEMETGCSHACVAVLDNFVYIVGGQHLQYRSGEGAVDSCFRYDPHLSQWLRIQSMQEARIQFQLNVLNGQLYATGGRNRSGSLSSVECYCPKQNEWIYTEPLKRRIWGHAGTPCGEKLYISGGYGVSLDDKKTLHCYDPVSDQWDFKAPMNEPRVLHAMISTRDRIYALGGRMDHVDRCFDVLAVEYYIPENDQWTTVSPMRAGQSEAGCCLLDGKIYIVGGYNWHLNNVTSIVQVYNTETDEWERDLHFPESFAGIACTPIILPQITTQR, from the coding sequence GGCAATGTTTACTGGTGGCATGAGGGAGTCTAATCAAGACACTATTGAGTTGAAGGGTTTGTCTGCCCGAGGACTGAAACATATTATCGACTTTGCCTACAGTTCAGAAGTCACTCTAGACTTGGACTGTATTCAGGATGTCCTGGGGGCAGCTGTGTTTCTTCAGATGGTCCCAGTTGTGGAGCTCTGTGAGGAATTTCTTAAATCAGCAATGAGTGTAGAAACCTGCCTGCACATAGGCCAGATGGCCACCACCTTCAGCCTGTCTTCCCTTAAGGAGTCGGTGGATGCCTTCACCTTTCGTCACTTCCTCCAAATTGCAAAGGAGGAAGACTTTCTGCACATTCCCATGGAGCGCCTCATCTTCTTTCTTCAGAGCAACAAACTGAAGAACTGTAGTGAGATTGACCTCTTCCATGCTGCCATCAGGTGGCTCCGGTATGATGAGTCTCGCCGGGCTGAAGCCAGCAGCGTGCTGTGCCATGTGCGCTTCCCTCTCATGCGCTCCTCAGAGCTGGTGGACAGTGTTCAGACAGTGGATATCATGGTGGAGGATGTGCGGTGCCGCCAGTATCTCCTTGAGGCCTTCAGTTACCAGATCCTTCCCTTCCGACAACATGAGATGCAGTCTTCACGGACACTCATTCGTTCTGATGTAGTGTCACTCATTACTTTTGGAGGGACGCCCTACACTGACAATGACCGCACAGTGAGCACGAAGGTGTACTGTCTCCCTGATATTGCCTCCCGCCAGTTTAAAGAGCtgacagagatggagacaggGTGCAGTCACGCTTGCGTTGCCGTACTTGATAACTTTGTGTATATTGTTGGTGGACAGCACTTACAGTACCGCAGCGGTGAGGGTGCAGTCGATAGTTGTTTCCGCTACGACCCCCATCTTAGTCAGTGGCTGCGCATCCAATCCATGCAGGAGGCTCGTATTCAATTTCAGCTCAACGTGCTGAATGGACAGCTGTATGCCACCGGAGGGCGCAATCGATCTGGCAGTCTGTCATCAGTGGAGTGTTACTGTCCAAAGCAGAATGAGTGGATTTATACAGAACCCTTAAAACGCAGGATTTGGGGTCATGCAGGAACTCCCTGCGGAGAAAAGCTGTATATCTCAGGGGGTTATGGCGTCTCTCTGGATGACAAGAAAACTCTTCACTGCTATGATCCAGTATCAGACCAGTGGGATTTTAAAGCTCCCATGAATGAACCCAGAGTGCTGCATGCCATGATCAGCACCAGGGATCGGATTTATGCTCTGGGTGGTCGCATGGACCACGTGGACCGTTGCTTTGACGTGCTGGCAGTTGAGTATTACATTCCAGAGAATGACCAGTGGACCACTGTCAGTCCCATGAGAGCCGGGCAGTCTGAGGCAGGCTGCTGCTTACTGGACGGGAAGATCTACATTGTTGGCGGCTACAACTGGCACCTAAACAACGTCACCAGCATTGTGCAGGTGTACAACACGGAGACAGATGAGTGGGAGAGGGATTTACACTTCCCAGAATCTTTTGCTGGCATTGCTTGTACACCGATTATACTTCCACAAATCACCACACAACGCTAA
- the klhl26 gene encoding kelch-like protein 26 isoform X1: protein MAESDGGDFALQHPQNSMANKNSTLRCTFSAPSHSATLLQGLSFLRGQGQLLDVVLVINEECFQVHKAVLAACSDYFRAMFTGGMRESNQDTIELKGLSARGLKHIIDFAYSSEVTLDLDCIQDVLGAAVFLQMVPVVELCEEFLKSAMSVETCLHIGQMATTFSLSSLKESVDAFTFRHFLQIAKEEDFLHIPMERLIFFLQSNKLKNCSEIDLFHAAIRWLRYDESRRAEASSVLCHVRFPLMRSSELVDSVQTVDIMVEDVRCRQYLLEAFSYQILPFRQHEMQSSRTLIRSDVVSLITFGGTPYTDNDRTVSTKVYCLPDIASRQFKELTEMETGCSHACVAVLDNFVYIVGGQHLQYRSGEGAVDSCFRYDPHLSQWLRIQSMQEARIQFQLNVLNGQLYATGGRNRSGSLSSVECYCPKQNEWIYTEPLKRRIWGHAGTPCGEKLYISGGYGVSLDDKKTLHCYDPVSDQWDFKAPMNEPRVLHAMISTRDRIYALGGRMDHVDRCFDVLAVEYYIPENDQWTTVSPMRAGQSEAGCCLLDGKIYIVGGYNWHLNNVTSIVQVYNTETDEWERDLHFPESFAGIACTPIILPQITTQR from the exons TATGGCTAACAAGAATAGCACCCTGCGCTGTACTTTCTCTGCTCCAAGCCACAGTGCCACCCTCCTCCAGGGTTTGTCATTCTTACGGGGTCAGGGCCAACTACTTGACGTTGTGCTGGTCATCAACGAGGAGTGcttccaagtccacaaagcagTGCTGGCCGCCTGTAGCGATTACTTCAG GGCAATGTTTACTGGTGGCATGAGGGAGTCTAATCAAGACACTATTGAGTTGAAGGGTTTGTCTGCCCGAGGACTGAAACATATTATCGACTTTGCCTACAGTTCAGAAGTCACTCTAGACTTGGACTGTATTCAGGATGTCCTGGGGGCAGCTGTGTTTCTTCAGATGGTCCCAGTTGTGGAGCTCTGTGAGGAATTTCTTAAATCAGCAATGAGTGTAGAAACCTGCCTGCACATAGGCCAGATGGCCACCACCTTCAGCCTGTCTTCCCTTAAGGAGTCGGTGGATGCCTTCACCTTTCGTCACTTCCTCCAAATTGCAAAGGAGGAAGACTTTCTGCACATTCCCATGGAGCGCCTCATCTTCTTTCTTCAGAGCAACAAACTGAAGAACTGTAGTGAGATTGACCTCTTCCATGCTGCCATCAGGTGGCTCCGGTATGATGAGTCTCGCCGGGCTGAAGCCAGCAGCGTGCTGTGCCATGTGCGCTTCCCTCTCATGCGCTCCTCAGAGCTGGTGGACAGTGTTCAGACAGTGGATATCATGGTGGAGGATGTGCGGTGCCGCCAGTATCTCCTTGAGGCCTTCAGTTACCAGATCCTTCCCTTCCGACAACATGAGATGCAGTCTTCACGGACACTCATTCGTTCTGATGTAGTGTCACTCATTACTTTTGGAGGGACGCCCTACACTGACAATGACCGCACAGTGAGCACGAAGGTGTACTGTCTCCCTGATATTGCCTCCCGCCAGTTTAAAGAGCtgacagagatggagacaggGTGCAGTCACGCTTGCGTTGCCGTACTTGATAACTTTGTGTATATTGTTGGTGGACAGCACTTACAGTACCGCAGCGGTGAGGGTGCAGTCGATAGTTGTTTCCGCTACGACCCCCATCTTAGTCAGTGGCTGCGCATCCAATCCATGCAGGAGGCTCGTATTCAATTTCAGCTCAACGTGCTGAATGGACAGCTGTATGCCACCGGAGGGCGCAATCGATCTGGCAGTCTGTCATCAGTGGAGTGTTACTGTCCAAAGCAGAATGAGTGGATTTATACAGAACCCTTAAAACGCAGGATTTGGGGTCATGCAGGAACTCCCTGCGGAGAAAAGCTGTATATCTCAGGGGGTTATGGCGTCTCTCTGGATGACAAGAAAACTCTTCACTGCTATGATCCAGTATCAGACCAGTGGGATTTTAAAGCTCCCATGAATGAACCCAGAGTGCTGCATGCCATGATCAGCACCAGGGATCGGATTTATGCTCTGGGTGGTCGCATGGACCACGTGGACCGTTGCTTTGACGTGCTGGCAGTTGAGTATTACATTCCAGAGAATGACCAGTGGACCACTGTCAGTCCCATGAGAGCCGGGCAGTCTGAGGCAGGCTGCTGCTTACTGGACGGGAAGATCTACATTGTTGGCGGCTACAACTGGCACCTAAACAACGTCACCAGCATTGTGCAGGTGTACAACACGGAGACAGATGAGTGGGAGAGGGATTTACACTTCCCAGAATCTTTTGCTGGCATTGCTTGTACACCGATTATACTTCCACAAATCACCACACAACGCTAA